In a genomic window of Cystobacter fuscus DSM 2262:
- a CDS encoding biliverdin-producing heme oxygenase yields MLLSLESPNLLQSLKAGTRPHHERAESVVRLMAPDLSVSGYRAHLEALHALHAFLEPAVAEHLEVSHPELRVNERRKLHLLREDLLALGHDELSLARLPPLAHPPAVPGVPEALGALYVLEGSTLGGQLILRHLVRHFEGTPVGRFAFFRAYGEDVGPMWKSFGDALLRACPEPALAPRVIRGAQATFDAFEARFREVARS; encoded by the coding sequence GTTGCAGTCGTTGAAGGCCGGAACCCGACCCCACCATGAGCGCGCCGAGAGCGTGGTGCGTCTCATGGCGCCGGACCTCTCCGTGTCCGGCTACCGCGCGCACCTGGAGGCGCTCCACGCGCTCCATGCCTTCCTGGAGCCGGCCGTGGCCGAGCACCTGGAGGTGTCCCATCCCGAGCTGCGCGTGAACGAACGCCGCAAGCTGCACCTGTTGCGCGAGGATCTCCTGGCGCTCGGTCACGACGAACTCTCCCTGGCCCGGCTGCCGCCCCTCGCGCACCCTCCCGCCGTGCCCGGGGTGCCCGAGGCGCTCGGGGCCCTCTACGTGTTGGAGGGCTCGACGCTGGGAGGTCAACTCATCCTGCGCCACCTCGTGCGCCACTTCGAGGGCACGCCCGTGGGGCGCTTCGCTTTCTTCCGGGCCTATGGTGAGGACGTGGGTCCCATGTGGAAGTCCTTCGGTGACGCCCTGCTGCGCGCCTGTCCCGAGCCCGCTCTCGCTCCCCGTGTCATCCGAGGGGCTCAGGCCACGTTCGACGCTTTCGAAGCCCGTTTCCGTGAGGTCGCCCGTTCATGA
- a CDS encoding ATP-binding protein, translated as MNPPVSQTELTECDREPIHLLGGIQPHGALVAFSEPDLTLRVVSANIEAWLGRAPQALLGQPLAEFLHPTSLALLNRALSQQGPSGTLRIEAAGHAFVGLLHRSDGLAVLDLEPVSSDSGEEGALVMVDQILSPLTRAKGPRALLQEVAGAVRTLSGFDRVMVYLFDADWHGEVVAESRDPEMDSFMGLHFPATDIPVQARALYVRNTLRLIADARARPVPLVPAVLPELGRPLDLSGAALRSVSPVHLEYLANMGVGASMSISLLREGSLWGLIACHHRTPLKVPAAARRACDVLARLVSLQLASEERATMAAEIARRAQFQTQLMERLSVDSSSLPVSLSREADSVLGLTGSTGATLLLGEAPILMGATPTLDEVKALGEWLARQPFEGTIFHTERLGQVYEPARAYLDVASGLLAVRLDPSAPRFVIWFRPEVTRTVTWAGNPLKPAVQGSGTQRLHPRASFEAWQETVQGASLPWTPEDRTAAAGLRGALVGVLLRHAAALTRSNAELDAFGGTVAHDLKEPLRGIQQYVSFLLEDVGEVVGSEGRKQLEEVRWLAGRTQGQMEALFEYSRVGRVELSWGQADIHEILEDVLTIVSSRIQENQIEVRVPRRLPVLACDRVRIHQVWSNLLTNAAKYHQAGKPRWVEVGFITPEEPLSNPTRRRADEYVFYVRDNGIGIPERFHETIFEMFRRLHPAHAYGGGNGAGLSIARRLIQLHGGDLWVESAPGQGSTFYFTLGKGPG; from the coding sequence ATGAATCCCCCTGTCTCCCAGACCGAACTCACGGAATGTGACCGCGAGCCCATCCACCTGTTGGGCGGCATCCAACCGCACGGCGCCCTGGTGGCCTTTTCCGAGCCGGACCTCACCCTGCGGGTGGTGAGCGCCAACATCGAGGCCTGGTTGGGACGGGCGCCCCAGGCCCTGCTGGGCCAGCCCCTGGCGGAGTTCCTCCACCCCACGTCGCTCGCCCTGCTCAACCGGGCCCTGTCCCAGCAGGGCCCCAGCGGCACCCTGCGCATCGAGGCCGCGGGGCACGCCTTCGTGGGGCTCCTGCACCGCAGCGATGGGCTGGCGGTGCTGGACCTGGAGCCCGTCAGCAGCGACTCCGGCGAGGAGGGGGCCCTGGTCATGGTGGATCAGATCCTCTCGCCCCTGACGCGGGCCAAGGGGCCGCGGGCGCTCCTGCAGGAGGTGGCGGGCGCGGTGCGCACGCTCTCCGGCTTCGATCGGGTGATGGTGTACCTCTTCGACGCCGACTGGCACGGCGAGGTGGTGGCCGAGAGCCGGGACCCGGAGATGGACAGCTTCATGGGGTTGCACTTCCCCGCGACCGACATCCCCGTGCAGGCCCGTGCCCTCTATGTCCGCAACACCCTGCGGCTCATCGCCGACGCGCGCGCGCGGCCCGTGCCGCTGGTGCCCGCGGTGCTCCCCGAGTTGGGGCGGCCCTTGGACCTGTCGGGCGCGGCCCTGCGCAGCGTGTCACCGGTGCACCTGGAGTACCTGGCCAACATGGGCGTGGGCGCGTCCATGTCCATCTCCCTGCTGCGCGAGGGCTCGCTGTGGGGCCTCATCGCATGCCATCACCGCACGCCCTTGAAGGTGCCGGCCGCCGCGCGCCGGGCGTGCGACGTGCTGGCCCGGCTGGTGTCGCTGCAACTGGCGTCCGAGGAGCGCGCCACGATGGCCGCCGAGATCGCCCGCCGGGCGCAATTCCAGACGCAGTTGATGGAGCGCCTGTCGGTGGACTCGAGCTCCCTGCCGGTGTCGCTCTCGCGCGAGGCGGACTCGGTGCTGGGGCTCACGGGCTCCACGGGCGCGACGCTCCTGCTCGGTGAGGCGCCCATCCTCATGGGGGCCACGCCCACCCTGGACGAGGTGAAGGCCCTGGGCGAGTGGCTCGCCCGCCAGCCCTTCGAGGGCACCATCTTCCACACGGAGCGGCTCGGCCAGGTGTATGAACCCGCGCGGGCCTACCTGGACGTGGCCAGTGGCCTGCTCGCGGTGCGTCTGGATCCGAGCGCTCCCCGCTTCGTCATCTGGTTCCGTCCGGAAGTCACGCGCACCGTCACCTGGGCGGGCAATCCGCTCAAGCCCGCCGTCCAGGGCTCCGGCACCCAGCGGTTGCATCCGCGCGCCTCCTTCGAGGCCTGGCAGGAGACGGTGCAGGGGGCGAGCCTGCCATGGACACCGGAGGACCGGACCGCCGCCGCCGGACTGCGCGGGGCCCTGGTGGGCGTGTTGTTGCGCCACGCCGCCGCCCTCACGCGCTCCAACGCGGAGCTGGATGCCTTCGGTGGCACCGTGGCGCACGACCTCAAGGAGCCCCTGCGCGGCATCCAGCAGTACGTGAGCTTCCTCCTGGAGGACGTGGGGGAGGTCGTGGGCAGCGAGGGGCGCAAGCAGTTGGAGGAGGTGCGCTGGCTGGCCGGGCGCACCCAGGGGCAGATGGAGGCGCTCTTCGAGTACAGCCGGGTCGGGCGCGTGGAGCTGTCCTGGGGCCAGGCGGACATTCATGAAATCCTGGAGGACGTGTTGACCATCGTGTCGTCACGCATCCAGGAGAACCAGATCGAGGTGAGGGTCCCTCGCCGGCTCCCCGTGCTGGCGTGCGACCGGGTGCGCATCCACCAGGTCTGGTCCAACCTGCTCACCAATGCGGCCAAGTATCACCAGGCAGGCAAGCCTCGCTGGGTGGAGGTCGGCTTCATCACCCCCGAGGAGCCCCTGTCCAACCCGACACGCCGACGGGCGGATGAGTACGTTTTCTACGTGCGCGACAACGGCATCGGTATTCCAGAGCGGTTCCACGAGACCATCTTCGAGATGTTCCGTCGCCTGCATCCCGCGCATGCGTACGGAGGAGGCAATGGGGCGGGATTGTCCATCGCGCGCCGGCTCATTCAATTGCATGGTGGCGATCTGTGGGTGGAATCCGCGCCCGGCCAGGGCTCCACCTTCTACTTCACCCTGGGCAAGGGGCCCGGATGA
- a CDS encoding response regulator: MMDELKRPVLLVEDSDPDAEALQRLSRKLSLSWPITRVADGESALDYLFHRGAYVDAPRPMLVLLDLHLPGVGGREILSTLKADAHLRSLPVIIFSNSKRVEDVDGAYELGANSYLFKPSGLEELEDVVNALHHFWFNVARLPGLGGLSPG, encoded by the coding sequence ATGATGGATGAGCTCAAACGGCCAGTGCTGCTCGTCGAGGACAGTGATCCCGACGCCGAAGCGTTGCAGCGCCTGTCGCGCAAGCTCTCGCTGTCGTGGCCCATCACTCGGGTGGCGGACGGAGAGTCGGCGCTCGACTATCTGTTCCATCGGGGCGCGTACGTGGATGCGCCCCGGCCCATGCTCGTCCTGTTGGACCTGCACCTGCCCGGAGTCGGAGGACGGGAGATCCTCTCCACGCTCAAGGCGGACGCCCACCTGCGCTCCCTGCCCGTCATCATCTTCTCCAACTCCAAGCGCGTGGAGGACGTGGATGGTGCCTATGAACTGGGCGCCAACAGCTATCTCTTCAAGCCCAGCGGGCTCGAGGAACTCGAGGACGTCGTGAACGCCCTGCATCACTTCTGGTTCAATGTCGCGCGGCTTCCCGGGCTCGGAGGCTTGTCCCCGGGATGA
- a CDS encoding hybrid sensor histidine kinase/response regulator: MSLRVLLVDDSLADQRALRRALEKDTGTRWEVELAGSAEEALERLHHPPMPDALVLDFHLPGIDGISLLRGLKERYGEQMPAVIVFTGSGNERVAVDAMRAGAHDYLLKDGFSPERLRHSLHNAVESMRMTRELEERRLRAEVAEQAARAALAVRDEFFAIATHDLKGPLQSILLSTQLLRRQLPQEAQTPGVEARLAQILRGTQRMSELIDHFLAVSKGGERPLHRESVDLLALVRTKVRELGPLAATHPVQLHVEGMDFRGQWDASSLERVLDNLLGNAVKYCPRGGTIDVSLSEESSGPEGWVRLCVRDQGMGIPAEDLPHIFERFRRGRNVAPAISGSGVGLASAYRMVMMHGGTLTVESEEGRGSAFTVRLPRETLARGTSPNSEAHP, encoded by the coding sequence ATGAGTTTGCGCGTACTCCTTGTCGACGACAGCCTGGCGGATCAGCGGGCACTGCGGCGAGCCTTGGAGAAGGACACCGGGACGCGCTGGGAGGTGGAGCTCGCGGGCTCGGCCGAGGAGGCACTGGAGCGGCTCCACCACCCCCCGATGCCGGATGCCCTGGTGCTGGATTTCCACCTGCCGGGCATCGATGGCATCTCGCTGTTGCGGGGGCTCAAGGAGCGCTACGGCGAGCAGATGCCGGCGGTGATCGTCTTCACGGGCAGCGGCAACGAGCGCGTGGCGGTGGACGCGATGCGCGCGGGTGCCCATGACTACCTCCTCAAGGATGGTTTCTCCCCGGAGCGCCTGCGCCACAGCCTGCACAACGCGGTGGAGTCCATGCGCATGACGCGCGAGCTGGAGGAGCGGCGCCTGCGGGCGGAGGTCGCCGAGCAGGCGGCCCGGGCGGCGCTGGCGGTGCGCGACGAGTTCTTCGCCATCGCCACGCATGACCTCAAGGGCCCGCTGCAGAGCATCCTCCTGAGCACCCAGCTCCTGCGGCGCCAGCTCCCCCAGGAGGCGCAGACGCCGGGCGTGGAGGCGCGGCTGGCGCAGATCCTCCGGGGCACGCAGCGCATGAGCGAGCTCATCGACCACTTCCTCGCGGTGTCCAAGGGCGGCGAGCGGCCCCTGCATCGCGAGTCGGTGGACCTGCTCGCGCTGGTGCGCACCAAGGTGCGCGAGCTGGGGCCCCTGGCGGCCACGCACCCGGTGCAACTGCACGTGGAGGGCATGGACTTCCGGGGCCAGTGGGACGCGTCGAGCCTGGAGCGGGTGTTGGACAACCTGCTGGGCAACGCCGTGAAGTACTGCCCGCGCGGAGGCACCATCGACGTGTCGTTGAGCGAGGAGTCCTCCGGTCCGGAGGGCTGGGTGCGGCTGTGCGTGAGGGATCAGGGCATGGGCATCCCCGCGGAGGATCTGCCCCACATCTTCGAGCGCTTCCGCCGCGGCCGGAACGTGGCGCCGGCCATCTCCGGCAGCGGCGTGGGTCTGGCGAGCGCCTACCGGATGGTGATGATGCACGGAGGCACCCTCACCGTGGAGAGCGAGGAGGGACGGGGCTCGGCCTTCACCGTGCGCCTGCCCCGCGAGACGCTCGCGCGGGGGACGAGCCCCAATTCCGAGGCCCACCCCTGA
- a CDS encoding DUF420 domain-containing protein — translation MSNAAGAPLSRGENDRPFYIFTAVVSTAALAFLAWLLLIRRGGTVGGVDLRFLPAVNASLNALAAAFLTAGWVAIRQKARRAHQYLMVSAFASSSLFLVCYLAYHYVHGDTRYAGGGALKVVYLLILASHVLLSTAVVPGALLAFYFAWRNAFEKHRKVTRWLAPIWLYVSVTGVVIFFMLRGSLPSSP, via the coding sequence ATGTCCAACGCCGCCGGTGCCCCCCTGTCGCGGGGGGAGAACGATCGTCCCTTCTACATCTTCACCGCGGTGGTCTCCACCGCGGCGCTCGCGTTCCTCGCCTGGCTGCTGCTCATCCGCCGAGGGGGCACGGTGGGAGGGGTGGACTTGCGCTTCCTGCCCGCGGTGAACGCGAGCCTCAACGCGCTGGCGGCGGCGTTCCTCACCGCGGGCTGGGTGGCCATCCGCCAGAAGGCCCGGCGCGCGCACCAGTACCTCATGGTGTCCGCCTTCGCTTCCTCGTCGCTCTTCCTGGTGTGCTACCTGGCCTACCACTACGTGCACGGGGACACGCGCTACGCGGGCGGCGGCGCGCTCAAGGTGGTGTACCTGCTCATCCTGGCCAGCCACGTGCTGCTGTCCACCGCCGTGGTGCCGGGCGCGCTGCTGGCCTTCTACTTCGCGTGGCGCAACGCCTTCGAGAAGCACCGCAAGGTGACGCGGTGGCTGGCGCCCATCTGGCTCTACGTGTCCGTGACGGGCGTGGTCATCTTCTTCATGCTGCGCGGCAGCCTGCCCTCCTCGCCCTGA
- a CDS encoding DUF1501 domain-containing protein, producing MKKNHDTSAGRRTFLKAAAGFMGTTLFGSTPFRAFAQSTSLKPSDRCFVFVYFDGGWDQLLAFDPRDPNVFTPDRVSQTRIQPGYSFTDPSIPTRPIVPGKRPGAALSNITFGPAVGALADHYDLMTVVRGINMTTLAHEEGRRYFITGKRPIGAAARGSSTATEVVGQMAPPVPIPSIAYNVETYNDRYPGSANALKVSKSSDLLLALAPSPTQLDSELEKQLVDFSGQPISCEAAAYGAGGVGTMYSSSRGQMRQVISSRLDNAFRFEQNTDEAKAVRLAYKLGESGPYDDAAGRAALVATALKKGISQCVSINLAGGLDTHFGSQTTHALNLRKGFEALALLVNDLRNTPHPYKAGDTFMDHTTILVYSEFARTPLLNAASGRDHHLTNSCLMMGAGLKHNTVFGRSGDIAMAPAVVNLGTGESDPINGQNILPDHIIATVLASAGLDYSITRVEPLRSLLA from the coding sequence ATGAAGAAGAACCACGACACGTCCGCCGGACGCCGCACCTTTCTCAAGGCCGCCGCGGGCTTCATGGGCACCACCCTGTTCGGGAGCACGCCCTTCCGCGCCTTCGCGCAGAGCACCTCGCTCAAGCCCTCTGATCGCTGCTTCGTCTTCGTCTACTTCGATGGTGGGTGGGACCAGCTGCTCGCCTTCGATCCGAGGGATCCCAACGTCTTCACGCCGGACCGGGTCTCCCAGACGCGCATCCAGCCGGGCTACAGCTTCACCGATCCGAGCATCCCCACCCGGCCCATCGTGCCGGGCAAGCGCCCGGGCGCCGCCCTCTCCAACATCACCTTCGGTCCGGCGGTGGGCGCCCTGGCGGACCACTACGATCTCATGACGGTGGTGCGGGGCATCAACATGACCACGCTCGCGCATGAGGAGGGCAGGCGCTACTTCATCACCGGCAAGCGTCCCATCGGTGCCGCGGCGCGGGGCTCGTCCACGGCCACCGAGGTGGTGGGGCAGATGGCGCCCCCGGTGCCCATCCCCTCCATCGCCTACAACGTGGAGACGTACAACGACCGCTACCCGGGCTCCGCCAACGCGCTCAAGGTGAGCAAGTCGAGCGACCTGCTGCTCGCGCTCGCGCCCAGCCCCACCCAGCTCGACAGCGAGCTGGAGAAGCAGCTCGTGGACTTCAGCGGCCAGCCCATCTCCTGCGAGGCGGCGGCCTATGGCGCCGGTGGGGTGGGCACCATGTACTCGTCGAGCCGCGGCCAGATGCGGCAGGTCATCTCCAGCCGCCTGGACAACGCGTTCCGCTTCGAACAGAACACCGATGAGGCCAAGGCGGTGCGGCTCGCCTACAAACTGGGCGAGAGTGGTCCGTACGACGACGCGGCGGGACGCGCGGCGCTGGTGGCCACGGCGCTCAAGAAGGGCATCAGCCAGTGCGTGTCCATCAACCTGGCGGGGGGCCTGGACACCCACTTCGGCTCGCAGACGACGCATGCGCTCAACCTGCGCAAGGGCTTCGAGGCGCTCGCCCTGCTGGTGAATGACCTGCGCAACACCCCGCACCCGTACAAGGCCGGCGACACCTTCATGGACCACACCACCATCCTGGTCTACTCGGAGTTCGCTCGCACGCCGCTGCTCAACGCCGCGTCCGGCCGCGACCACCATCTCACCAATAGCTGTCTGATGATGGGCGCGGGGCTCAAGCACAACACGGTGTTCGGGCGCAGCGGTGACATCGCCATGGCACCGGCCGTGGTGAACCTGGGCACCGGCGAGTCGGACCCCATCAACGGCCAGAACATCCTTCCTGATCACATCATCGCGACGGTGCTGGCGTCCGCCGGGCTGGACTACAGCATCACGCGTGTCGAGCCCCTGCGGTCCCTGTTGGCGTGA
- a CDS encoding FG-GAP-like repeat-containing protein produces the protein MNRIFRASLALALLSSACQDPGEDPMDACVGLAPLALTADSTQVRVNAGANLKATGGSGYYTYRLEPGGSSGQVNGSRFVAGPTPGTDTVVVEDMRCPGDARLRMSVVAAFGVAPTRATLKPGTSFQVEVSGVLGSAVFSLDGGPTGSTVSPTGVYTAGQGEGVDLVRVRDDRSGDVAQLQFEVRKDAMLRGSPEFLGLPAGSSIPLRAEGGTDRMLWAKLSGPGRVEGGRFVSSPEETGTARVQATDAFTGEKATLSVHVMTELTRETQAHGQLSDMASVVTADFDGDGVEDVAVGRRESDLGKPSGGAVFIFKGSSSGLPAQPTWVLVGETNSALFGDTVLAGDLDKDGRAELVVSSPGADTTIADSGAVYLYRFGEKGPERIGNPVTNTGRGFFGSGLALADMDGDGDLDLVVGSPLADLVPGSGSSRGVVDIYLLTPGQTVPQLSATRLGGMDLGKGGTLESRKGTDLGRALVVADLNGDGLGDLAALSKASRFNADGSTEEVMQQTVAVFFARGDGERIRSAPDLIVLPSNYSADKFEGTWRLAAVPGEGSRPPLLMVLSDKADAPDLRTSGGLGSMIDAGGALLFDLSTYKPQGAPAAAPVQLKREAAFARLYGDAGNATAGRSWAVMDVDGNPGPELLLGEPLASPSTPLRWAGRIIVHPLAALTKGAVLNKPLLALQGQTKSDTLGAGLAAWSLPGTSALVAFSGRASGPGLAFTGRVDAYLKAGSSLAEWTRTSALVPARPSKERYGEGVAVAKGAQGGAVALVGSQGWGGPGTNEDGNDLNAGRAWVRDATRSTIAAEGASAPLWRGRGVGSDVAFTDFNGDGRADAVVGASNFTQPGANVRATEITPYFVEKAACVPASSVDGMGGVLVSLGQADGTFKQAYWLWAPEDFANCTDTGSACKRRALGRSVLGGFDFNGDGKQDIGVLRNNGFELFLGRAPDDASLAKLSMGCDPVYSSPYYDRQTSVPAALGDLDGDKCDEVAWRSADGSASNVIILFGYDASGAKCARKVPTTVRLADRQADAPGLYAGLGGSTARVGRVLGKSGADYLAVTATNIPYEGVTQPSVLLIDVAEVSKRRPTTGEVNVKAVDLNPIMVVSPTRAVNFGAVVRGNVDLTNDGVPELIVSASGASVSSDGGGAVFVYQGGPAVKGAPSPWLLLTGDTAERSNFGQSLALTPGDGKTPPTLVVGAPLSYRTGAENGTAFMLPLTF, from the coding sequence ATGAATCGAATCTTCCGAGCCTCGCTCGCGCTCGCGCTGCTGTCGTCTGCCTGCCAGGACCCCGGCGAGGATCCGATGGATGCCTGCGTGGGCCTCGCGCCCCTGGCCCTCACCGCGGACAGCACCCAGGTGCGCGTGAACGCGGGCGCCAACCTCAAGGCCACGGGCGGCAGCGGCTACTACACCTACCGCCTCGAGCCGGGCGGCTCCTCGGGCCAGGTGAACGGCTCGCGCTTCGTCGCCGGCCCCACGCCCGGCACGGACACCGTGGTGGTGGAGGACATGCGCTGCCCCGGCGACGCGCGGCTGCGGATGTCCGTGGTGGCGGCCTTCGGCGTGGCGCCCACGCGGGCCACGCTCAAGCCGGGCACGAGCTTCCAGGTGGAGGTGTCGGGCGTGTTGGGCTCGGCCGTCTTCTCGTTGGACGGGGGGCCCACGGGCAGCACCGTGTCGCCCACGGGCGTGTACACGGCCGGCCAGGGCGAGGGCGTGGACCTGGTGCGCGTGCGCGATGACCGCTCGGGTGACGTGGCCCAGCTCCAGTTCGAGGTGCGCAAGGACGCGATGCTGCGGGGCAGCCCCGAGTTCCTGGGGCTGCCGGCGGGTTCGTCCATTCCGCTGCGGGCGGAGGGGGGCACCGACCGGATGCTCTGGGCGAAGCTGTCGGGCCCGGGCCGGGTGGAGGGCGGGCGCTTCGTGAGCTCGCCGGAGGAGACGGGCACGGCACGGGTGCAGGCGACGGACGCGTTCACCGGCGAGAAGGCGACCCTGTCGGTGCACGTGATGACGGAGCTGACGCGCGAGACGCAGGCACACGGGCAGCTCTCGGACATGGCCTCGGTGGTGACGGCGGACTTCGATGGGGATGGGGTGGAGGACGTGGCCGTGGGCCGGCGCGAGAGCGACCTGGGCAAACCGTCCGGGGGCGCGGTGTTCATCTTCAAGGGCAGCTCGTCGGGCCTGCCCGCGCAACCCACCTGGGTGCTCGTCGGGGAGACGAACTCGGCCCTCTTCGGCGACACGGTGCTCGCGGGGGACCTGGACAAGGATGGCCGGGCGGAGCTGGTGGTGTCCTCGCCGGGCGCGGACACCACCATCGCCGACTCGGGCGCGGTGTACCTGTACCGCTTCGGCGAGAAGGGTCCGGAGCGCATCGGCAATCCCGTGACCAACACGGGCCGTGGCTTCTTCGGCTCGGGTCTGGCGCTCGCGGACATGGACGGGGATGGGGATCTGGATCTGGTGGTGGGCTCGCCCCTGGCGGACCTGGTGCCCGGGTCGGGGTCCAGCCGCGGCGTCGTGGACATCTACCTGCTCACCCCGGGCCAGACGGTGCCGCAGCTGTCGGCCACCCGCCTGGGCGGCATGGATCTGGGCAAGGGCGGCACGCTCGAGTCGCGCAAGGGCACGGACCTGGGCCGCGCGCTGGTGGTGGCGGACCTGAACGGGGATGGGCTGGGAGACCTGGCGGCGCTCAGCAAGGCGTCGCGCTTCAACGCGGATGGCTCCACCGAAGAAGTGATGCAGCAGACCGTGGCGGTGTTCTTCGCGCGCGGGGACGGTGAGCGCATCCGCTCCGCGCCGGACCTGATCGTGCTGCCCTCCAACTACTCGGCGGACAAATTCGAGGGGACGTGGCGGCTGGCGGCGGTGCCGGGTGAGGGCTCCCGGCCTCCGCTGTTGATGGTGTTGTCGGACAAGGCGGACGCGCCGGACCTGCGCACCAGCGGTGGGTTGGGCTCGATGATCGACGCGGGGGGCGCGCTGCTCTTCGACCTGAGCACGTACAAGCCCCAGGGCGCGCCCGCGGCGGCTCCCGTGCAGCTCAAGCGCGAGGCGGCCTTCGCCCGGCTGTATGGGGACGCGGGCAACGCCACCGCGGGGCGGAGCTGGGCGGTGATGGACGTGGATGGCAATCCCGGTCCGGAGTTGCTGCTGGGCGAGCCCTTGGCGTCCCCGAGCACGCCGCTGCGCTGGGCGGGGAGGATCATCGTCCACCCCCTGGCGGCCCTGACCAAGGGCGCGGTGCTCAACAAACCCCTGCTCGCCCTGCAGGGGCAGACGAAGTCGGATACCCTGGGCGCAGGGCTCGCGGCGTGGTCGCTGCCCGGCACCTCGGCGCTGGTGGCCTTCTCGGGACGGGCCTCGGGTCCCGGGCTGGCCTTCACCGGCCGCGTGGATGCCTACCTCAAGGCGGGGTCCTCGCTCGCCGAGTGGACGCGCACGAGCGCCCTGGTGCCGGCGCGGCCGAGTAAGGAGCGCTACGGGGAGGGCGTGGCGGTGGCCAAGGGGGCCCAGGGAGGCGCGGTGGCGCTGGTGGGCTCGCAGGGCTGGGGGGGTCCGGGGACCAACGAGGATGGCAACGACCTGAACGCCGGCCGCGCCTGGGTGCGGGATGCCACGCGGTCCACGATCGCGGCCGAGGGCGCTTCCGCGCCGCTCTGGCGCGGGCGCGGCGTGGGCTCGGACGTGGCCTTCACGGACTTCAACGGGGATGGGCGGGCGGACGCGGTGGTGGGGGCGAGCAACTTCACCCAGCCGGGCGCCAACGTGCGTGCCACGGAGATCACTCCCTACTTCGTGGAGAAGGCCGCGTGTGTGCCGGCGTCGAGTGTGGATGGCATGGGGGGAGTGCTGGTGTCGCTCGGCCAGGCGGACGGCACCTTCAAGCAGGCCTACTGGCTGTGGGCTCCGGAGGACTTCGCCAACTGCACCGACACGGGCTCCGCCTGTAAGCGCCGCGCCCTCGGACGCTCCGTCCTCGGGGGCTTCGACTTCAATGGCGACGGCAAGCAGGACATCGGCGTGCTGCGCAACAACGGCTTCGAGCTCTTCCTGGGCCGCGCTCCGGATGACGCCTCGCTGGCGAAGCTGTCCATGGGGTGCGATCCCGTCTACTCATCGCCGTACTACGACCGGCAGACCTCGGTCCCGGCGGCGCTGGGCGACCTGGATGGTGACAAGTGCGACGAGGTGGCGTGGCGCTCCGCGGATGGCTCGGCGTCCAACGTCATCATCCTGTTCGGCTATGACGCGAGTGGCGCGAAGTGCGCGCGCAAGGTACCGACGACGGTGCGTCTGGCGGATCGCCAGGCGGATGCCCCGGGTCTCTACGCCGGGCTGGGGGGCTCGACGGCGCGCGTGGGCCGGGTGCTCGGCAAGAGCGGCGCGGACTATCTGGCGGTGACCGCGACCAACATTCCCTATGAGGGCGTGACGCAGCCGTCGGTGCTGCTGATCGACGTGGCGGAGGTGAGCAAGCGCCGGCCCACCACGGGCGAGGTGAACGTGAAGGCCGTGGACCTCAATCCCATCATGGTGGTGAGCCCGACGCGGGCCGTGAATTTCGGAGCGGTGGTGCGCGGCAACGTGGACCTGACGAACGATGGCGTGCCGGAGTTGATCGTGAGTGCCTCGGGCGCCTCGGTGTCCTCGGATGGTGGGGGCGCGGTGTTCGTGTACCAGGGAGGGCCGGCCGTCAAGGGCGCGCCCTCGCCCTGGCTCCTGCTCACGGGCGACACGGCGGAGCGCTCCAACTTCGGCCAGTCCCTGGCGCTCACCCCAGGGGACGGCAAGACGCCGCCCACGCTCGTCGTCGGCGCGCCGCTCAGCTACCGCACCGGCGCGGAAAACGGCACGGCGTTCATGTTGCCGCTCACCTTCTGA
- a CDS encoding CBS domain-containing protein: protein MKIHEVMTPDAVSAHPETTLMAAAEMMRLLNVDTLPVVEDERVVGLVTDRDIVVRGLALGFDARATPIVRVMARHVPGCEPQEDVQEVAERMRRLRVRRLFVLDAQERLLGSVGLGELQRGPRTAPPEDEEIFVHPHP from the coding sequence GTGAAGATTCATGAGGTGATGACCCCGGACGCGGTCTCCGCCCATCCGGAGACGACGCTGATGGCCGCCGCCGAGATGATGCGGCTGCTCAACGTGGACACCCTTCCGGTCGTCGAGGACGAGCGGGTCGTCGGCCTCGTCACCGATCGCGACATCGTCGTGAGGGGGCTGGCCCTGGGGTTCGATGCGCGCGCCACGCCCATCGTCCGGGTGATGGCCCGGCACGTACCGGGGTGTGAGCCCCAGGAGGACGTGCAAGAGGTCGCCGAGCGGATGCGGCGGTTGCGCGTGCGCCGCCTGTTCGTCCTGGACGCGCAGGAGCGACTGCTGGGCAGCGTGGGCCTCGGTGAGCTCCAGCGGGGGCCAAGGACCGCGCCCCCGGAGGACGAAGAGATCTTCGTGCACCCCCATCCCTGA